The Pricia mediterranea genome includes a window with the following:
- a CDS encoding ferritin-like domain-containing protein, with the protein MEKKIMRDLFERQLQNLYNSELLILNILPEMLKYATDKELKEIIRRYTEQTYDQKQRLVEIGEYLHIRFKINDGKIILGLLEETRDLFADFPGGFLMDVGIISKIQHIGHFQISAYETALLYAKALDIKEVADQLDETLWEAYEGDENCGDYARNLIFNKN; encoded by the coding sequence GTGGAAAAGAAAATAATGCGCGACCTTTTCGAGAGACAATTGCAGAACCTCTACAATTCTGAACTTCTCATATTGAACATCTTACCGGAGATGCTCAAATATGCGACGGACAAAGAATTGAAGGAAATCATAAGGCGCTATACCGAACAGACCTATGACCAAAAGCAAAGGCTTGTGGAAATAGGCGAATATCTCCATATCAGGTTCAAAATAAATGATGGAAAAATCATTCTAGGGCTGCTCGAAGAAACCAGGGATCTGTTCGCGGATTTTCCCGGAGGTTTTTTAATGGATGTGGGAATCATTTCAAAAATACAACATATAGGCCATTTTCAAATCTCCGCCTACGAGACCGCCCTTCTTTATGCCAAGGCGCTGGACATTAAAGAGGTTGCCGACCAGCTCGATGAGACCTTATGGGAAGCCTACGAGGGAGATGAGAATTGCGGCGATTATGCAAGAAATTTAATATTTAACAAAAACTAA